In Pseudomonas sp. MM213, a genomic segment contains:
- a CDS encoding MFS transporter, whose protein sequence is MSQSAAATQAIVDEKNAVYKRITLRLIPFIFICYLFNYLDRVNVGFAKLQMLDALKFSETVYGLGAGIFFIGYVLCGVPSNLALTKFGPRRWIALMMITWGTLSTCLLFVTTPTEFYTLRLFTGAAEAGFFPGVVLYLSQWFPTFRRGRIMALFMSAIPVSGLLGSPFSGWILNHFAAGQGGLAGWQWMFLLQGIPTVILGALAYFLLSDSYANAKWLTPFERSVLEADHAEDLANKPKTTTDSLLAVFKNPAIWAFGLIYFCIQSGVYAINFWLPSIIKNLGFNDNLVIGWLSAIPYLLAAVFMLMVGRSADLRKERRWHLVVPMLMGAVGLLIAVNFATTPAIAILGLTIATMGALTGLPMFWPVPTALLSAGAAAGGLALINSMGQMAGFLSPYLVGWVKDTTGSTDAALYLLAGVIVCGSLLALRMTRTLRV, encoded by the coding sequence ATGTCACAGAGCGCCGCCGCTACCCAGGCCATCGTTGACGAAAAAAACGCCGTCTACAAACGCATTACCCTGCGTTTGATCCCCTTCATCTTCATCTGCTACCTGTTCAACTACCTCGACCGGGTGAACGTTGGATTTGCCAAGCTGCAGATGCTCGACGCGCTGAAGTTCAGTGAAACCGTGTACGGCCTCGGCGCCGGGATCTTCTTTATCGGCTACGTGCTGTGCGGCGTACCGAGCAACCTGGCGCTGACCAAATTCGGCCCGCGCCGCTGGATCGCGCTGATGATGATCACCTGGGGCACGCTGTCGACCTGCCTGCTGTTCGTCACCACCCCGACCGAGTTCTACACCTTGCGCCTGTTCACCGGCGCGGCCGAAGCCGGGTTCTTCCCGGGCGTGGTGTTGTACCTCTCGCAGTGGTTCCCGACCTTCCGCCGTGGCCGCATCATGGCGCTGTTCATGTCGGCGATCCCGGTGTCCGGCCTGCTCGGCAGCCCGTTCTCCGGCTGGATCCTCAACCACTTCGCTGCGGGCCAGGGCGGCCTGGCCGGCTGGCAGTGGATGTTCCTGCTGCAAGGCATCCCGACCGTGATCCTCGGCGCCCTCGCCTACTTCCTGCTGAGCGACAGTTACGCCAACGCCAAATGGCTCACGCCGTTCGAACGCTCGGTGCTGGAAGCCGACCACGCTGAAGACCTGGCCAACAAACCGAAAACCACCACCGACTCGCTGCTGGCGGTGTTCAAGAACCCGGCAATCTGGGCGTTCGGTTTGATCTACTTCTGCATCCAGAGCGGGGTCTACGCGATCAACTTCTGGCTGCCGTCGATCATCAAGAACCTGGGCTTCAACGATAACCTGGTGATCGGCTGGTTGAGTGCGATCCCGTACCTGCTGGCGGCCGTGTTCATGTTGATGGTCGGCCGCTCGGCGGACTTGCGCAAAGAACGTCGCTGGCATTTGGTGGTACCCATGTTGATGGGCGCAGTGGGCCTGCTGATCGCCGTGAACTTCGCCACCACGCCTGCCATCGCCATCCTTGGCCTGACGATCGCCACCATGGGCGCCCTCACCGGCCTGCCGATGTTCTGGCCGGTGCCGACCGCACTGCTGAGCGCCGGCGCGGCTGCCGGTGGCCTGGCGTTGATCAACTCGATGGGCCAGATGGCCGGCTTCCTCAGCCCGTACCTGGTCGGTTGGGTCAAGGACACTACTGGCTCGACCGATGCCGCGTTGTACTTGCTGGCGGGCGTGATTGTCTGCGGCAGCCTGCTGGCGTTGCGCATGACCCGCACCCTGCGCGTCTGA
- a CDS encoding aldo/keto reductase: MSYRTLGHSGLQVSTLTLGTMMFGEQTSTEDSLRIIDKAWDQGINFIDTADVYTNGRSEEIVGEAIAGNRHEWVLATKVGFGPVDGVPNRSGLSRKHIFNGIDASLTRLGTDYVDLYYLHREDHNTPLEVTVSAIGDLIRQGKIRNWGLSNYRGWRIAEVIRVADQLGVDRPVISQPLYNIVNRQAETEQITAAQNYGLGVVPYSPLARGVLSGKYAPDVKPDANSRAGRADKRILETEWRVESLRIAQQIQQYTQDRGVGIVEFAIAWVLNNSAVTSAIVGPRTEEQWDAYTKAQAVKITAQDEAFIDSLVTPGHASTPGFNDVSHFVSGRKPRNT, from the coding sequence ATGAGCTACCGCACGCTGGGTCACTCGGGATTGCAGGTGTCCACCCTGACCCTGGGGACCATGATGTTCGGCGAACAGACCAGCACCGAAGATTCCCTGCGGATCATCGACAAGGCCTGGGACCAGGGCATCAATTTCATCGACACCGCCGACGTCTACACCAACGGTCGCTCTGAAGAGATCGTCGGCGAAGCGATCGCCGGCAACCGCCACGAATGGGTGCTCGCCACCAAAGTCGGTTTCGGCCCGGTGGACGGTGTGCCGAACCGCAGCGGCCTGAGCCGCAAGCACATTTTCAATGGCATCGATGCCAGCCTCACGCGCCTGGGCACCGACTACGTCGACCTTTATTACCTGCACCGCGAAGACCACAACACGCCGCTGGAAGTGACGGTGTCGGCCATCGGCGACCTGATTCGCCAGGGCAAAATCCGCAACTGGGGGTTGTCGAACTACCGTGGCTGGCGCATCGCCGAGGTCATTCGCGTGGCCGACCAACTGGGTGTCGACCGCCCTGTCATCAGCCAGCCGCTGTACAACATCGTCAATCGCCAGGCCGAAACCGAACAGATCACCGCCGCGCAGAACTACGGTTTGGGCGTTGTGCCTTACAGCCCGCTGGCGCGCGGCGTGCTCAGCGGCAAATATGCGCCGGATGTAAAACCGGATGCCAACAGCCGCGCCGGGCGCGCCGACAAACGTATTCTGGAAACCGAATGGCGCGTCGAATCCCTGCGCATCGCCCAGCAGATCCAGCAGTACACGCAAGATCGCGGCGTCGGTATCGTCGAATTCGCGATTGCCTGGGTGCTGAACAACAGCGCCGTCACCTCGGCCATTGTCGGGCCGCGTACCGAAGAGCAATGGGATGCCTACACTAAGGCGCAGGCGGTGAAGATCACGGCGCAGGATGAAGCGTTTATCGACTCGCTGGTGACACCGGGGCATGCGTCCACGCCAGGGTTCAATGATGTGAGCCATTTCGTGTCGGGCCGCAAACCGCGCAACACCTGA
- the rarD gene encoding EamA family transporter RarD has protein sequence MSKGIALSVSASVLFAVMYYYTSLLNPLSGVEIFGWRMLLTVPCMTVFMVVSREWKRVVELVRRAIAQPKLIAALIASSALLGVQLWLFMWAPLNGYSLDVSLGYFLLPLTMVLTGRLAYGERLSYLQKIAVFFACLGVINEVYQVGGFSWATLLVCIGYPTYFILRKRLATDNLGGLWLDMALMLPVAFWFVQTGEQGFNVFDQHPWLSLLIPLLGVISASALVIYIIASRLLPFSLFGLLSYVEPVLLLGVALLLGESIKTGEWLTYIPIWMAVLVLMFEGFKHMMRQRRP, from the coding sequence TTGTCTAAAGGTATCGCTCTATCGGTTTCGGCCTCTGTGCTGTTTGCCGTCATGTATTACTACACCTCACTGCTCAACCCGTTGAGCGGTGTGGAAATTTTTGGCTGGCGCATGCTGCTGACAGTGCCGTGCATGACCGTGTTCATGGTGGTGTCCCGCGAATGGAAGCGCGTGGTCGAGCTCGTTCGCCGAGCCATCGCCCAGCCGAAACTGATTGCCGCCCTGATCGCCTCTTCGGCCCTGCTGGGCGTGCAACTCTGGCTGTTCATGTGGGCGCCGCTCAACGGCTACAGCCTTGATGTGTCGCTGGGCTATTTCCTGTTGCCACTGACCATGGTCCTGACCGGACGGCTCGCCTACGGTGAGCGCCTCTCCTATCTACAGAAAATTGCCGTGTTTTTTGCCTGCCTCGGTGTGATCAACGAGGTGTATCAGGTCGGTGGTTTTTCCTGGGCGACGTTGCTGGTGTGCATCGGCTATCCAACGTATTTCATCCTGCGCAAGCGACTGGCGACGGACAACCTCGGCGGCTTGTGGCTGGACATGGCGTTGATGCTGCCGGTGGCCTTCTGGTTCGTACAGACCGGCGAGCAAGGTTTCAATGTGTTTGATCAGCATCCGTGGCTGTCACTGTTGATCCCGCTTCTCGGCGTGATCAGTGCGTCGGCGCTGGTGATCTACATCATCGCCAGCCGGCTGTTGCCCTTCAGCCTGTTCGGCCTGTTGAGCTACGTCGAGCCGGTGCTGTTGCTTGGCGTTGCGTTGCTGCTCGGGGAAAGCATCAAGACCGGGGAATGGCTGACCTACATTCCGATCTGGATGGCGGTGCTGGTGCTGATGTTCGAAGGGTTCAAGCACATGATGCGACAACGCCGCCCTTAA
- the hppD gene encoding 4-hydroxyphenylpyruvate dioxygenase — MADLYENPMGLMGFEFIEFASPTPNTLEPIFKIMGFTKVATHRSKDVHLYRQGAINLILNNEPHSVASYFAAEHGPSVCGMAFRVKDSQKAYKRALELGAQPIHIETGPMELHLPAIKGIGGAPLYLIDRFGEGSSIYDIDFVFIEGVDRNPVGAGLKIIDHLTHNVYRGRMAYWANFYEKLFNFREIRYFDIKGEYTGLTSKAMTAPDGMIRIPLNEESSKGAGQIEEFLMQFNGEGIQHVAFLSDDLIKTWDHLKSIGMRFMTAPPETYYEMLEGRLPNHGEPVDQLQARGILLDGSSESGDKRLLLQIFSETLMGPVFFEFIQRKGDDGFGEGNFKALFESIERDQVRRGVLSTD; from the coding sequence ATGGCAGATTTATACGAAAACCCGATGGGCCTGATGGGCTTTGAATTCATTGAGTTCGCATCGCCAACCCCGAACACGCTGGAGCCGATCTTCAAGATCATGGGCTTCACCAAAGTCGCGACCCACCGTTCCAAAGACGTGCACTTGTATCGCCAGGGCGCGATCAACCTGATCCTCAACAACGAACCTCACAGCGTCGCTTCGTACTTCGCGGCCGAGCATGGCCCGTCGGTGTGCGGCATGGCGTTCCGCGTCAAGGATTCGCAAAAGGCCTACAAGCGTGCACTGGAACTCGGCGCGCAGCCGATCCACATCGAAACCGGCCCGATGGAACTGCACCTGCCGGCGATCAAAGGCATCGGCGGCGCGCCGCTGTACCTGATCGACCGTTTCGGTGAAGGCAGCTCGATCTACGACATCGACTTCGTGTTCATCGAAGGCGTTGACCGCAACCCGGTCGGTGCCGGCCTGAAGATCATCGATCACCTGACTCACAACGTGTATCGTGGCCGCATGGCGTACTGGGCGAACTTCTACGAGAAGCTGTTCAACTTCCGTGAAATCCGCTACTTCGACATCAAGGGCGAATACACCGGCCTGACCTCCAAGGCGATGACCGCGCCGGACGGCATGATCCGCATCCCGTTGAACGAAGAGTCCTCCAAGGGCGCCGGGCAGATCGAAGAGTTCCTGATGCAGTTCAACGGCGAGGGCATCCAGCACGTGGCGTTCCTCAGCGACGATCTGATCAAGACCTGGGATCACCTGAAAAGCATCGGCATGCGCTTCATGACGGCGCCACCGGAAACCTATTACGAAATGCTTGAAGGCCGCTTGCCGAACCACGGCGAACCGGTTGATCAACTGCAAGCGCGAGGCATCCTGCTGGACGGTTCGTCCGAGTCGGGCGACAAGCGTCTGCTGTTGCAGATCTTCTCGGAAACCCTGATGGGCCCGGTGTTCTTCGAATTCATCCAGCGTAAAGGCGACGACGGGTTCGGCGAGGGCAACTTCAAGGCGCTGTTCGAATCGATCGAACGTGACCAGGTTCGTCGTGGTGTGCTCTCCACCGACTAA
- a CDS encoding DMT family transporter, whose amino-acid sequence MTAYEQSLSEPSDVAVYFKLAAVTMIWGGTFVAGRFLADSLSPLFAASLRFLLASAALLLFLLLARIPLARPSPRQWLQLALLGFFGIFFYNLCFFYGLHYINASRASLIVALNPAVIGLASCLLFKERLSRAKVIGIAICIAGASLVIVSRHPQLLAGQADAWFGDLLIFGCVLGWGIYSLFSRDLNQTLGPVQTVTYSILLGTVMLWVASAVRGEVSVAALVSLDPAQWLSLMYLGVLGSALAYIGYYDGLRKIGATRSGVFIALNPLTAVILGALLLGERLTLTMCLGGGLILAGIFLCNKPLARLGKKGI is encoded by the coding sequence ATGACTGCATATGAGCAAAGCCTGTCGGAGCCTTCCGATGTCGCGGTTTATTTCAAACTCGCGGCGGTCACCATGATTTGGGGCGGCACTTTCGTCGCGGGGCGGTTTCTGGCGGATAGCCTCAGCCCGTTGTTCGCCGCCAGCCTGCGTTTTTTGCTGGCCAGCGCGGCGCTGCTCCTGTTTTTGCTGCTCGCGCGCATTCCACTGGCCCGGCCGAGCCCTCGGCAATGGTTGCAACTGGCGTTGTTGGGCTTTTTCGGGATTTTTTTCTACAACCTGTGCTTCTTCTATGGCCTGCACTACATCAATGCCTCGCGGGCGTCATTGATCGTGGCGCTGAACCCGGCCGTGATCGGACTGGCCTCGTGTCTGCTGTTCAAGGAGCGCTTGAGTCGAGCGAAAGTCATCGGCATCGCGATCTGCATTGCCGGGGCAAGCCTGGTGATTGTCAGTCGTCATCCGCAGTTGTTGGCCGGTCAGGCGGATGCCTGGTTCGGCGATCTGTTGATTTTCGGCTGCGTGCTCGGTTGGGGCATTTACTCACTGTTCTCCAGAGATCTGAATCAAACCCTGGGGCCGGTGCAAACGGTGACGTATTCGATTTTGCTGGGCACGGTGATGCTCTGGGTGGCCAGTGCCGTCAGGGGCGAGGTGAGTGTTGCGGCGCTGGTCAGCCTTGACCCGGCGCAATGGTTGAGCCTGATGTATCTGGGCGTGTTGGGCTCGGCGCTGGCGTATATTGGCTATTACGACGGCCTGCGCAAAATCGGCGCGACCCGTTCCGGGGTGTTCATCGCCTTGAATCCGCTGACCGCTGTCATCCTGGGTGCGTTGCTGCTCGGCGAGCGATTGACCCTGACGATGTGTCTGGGCGGAGGGCTGATTCTGGCGGGGATTTTCCTCTGCAACAAACCCCTTGCGCGACTAGGGAAAAAGGGGATTTGA
- a CDS encoding LysR family transcriptional regulator — MTLTQLEIFSLVAELHGFTAAANRLGISQSAVSHALKSLEQELGVELLRRHQSQVELSDIGQQLLLRARAMLGLANTLRQEAADARGMKRGTLRIGSFGPTSSIKLLPTILQHYRAAHPGIEVHIDEGPDRQVIQWLEERRIDIGFVVLPEERFDTFALFEDQMVALLPAHHPLAARASLTLGDLCHDPFVLTEAGSSELVSRLFSAARLTPNIRYRCSQLLSTLDTVGRGDALTVVAEGSLPTHHDDRYLKKPLSPAIARQVGLAVLDQRQSSPAALAFIKLATSLAYR, encoded by the coding sequence ATGACCCTCACTCAGCTGGAGATCTTCTCGCTCGTTGCCGAACTTCACGGCTTTACGGCGGCGGCCAATCGTCTGGGCATTTCTCAATCCGCGGTGTCTCACGCCCTCAAGTCGCTGGAACAGGAACTGGGCGTCGAGCTGCTGCGGCGGCATCAGTCTCAGGTCGAACTGAGTGACATCGGCCAACAGCTGCTGTTGCGCGCCCGGGCAATGCTCGGGCTGGCCAACACCTTGCGCCAGGAAGCGGCGGATGCCCGCGGCATGAAACGCGGCACATTGCGCATCGGCTCGTTCGGCCCGACCTCATCGATCAAGTTGTTGCCGACGATCCTGCAGCACTACCGCGCCGCTCACCCCGGCATCGAGGTGCACATTGATGAAGGCCCCGACCGCCAAGTGATCCAGTGGCTGGAAGAGCGACGCATCGACATCGGCTTCGTGGTGTTGCCCGAGGAGCGCTTCGACACCTTTGCGCTGTTCGAGGACCAGATGGTCGCGTTGCTGCCCGCCCATCATCCGCTGGCGGCTCGCGCCAGCCTGACCCTGGGCGATTTGTGTCACGACCCGTTCGTGCTGACCGAGGCCGGCTCTTCGGAGCTGGTTTCCCGCTTGTTCAGTGCCGCGCGGTTGACGCCGAACATTCGTTATCGCTGCTCGCAGCTGCTCAGCACGCTGGATACCGTTGGCCGGGGCGATGCCTTGACCGTGGTCGCCGAAGGCTCGCTGCCCACGCATCACGACGACCGCTACCTGAAAAAACCGCTATCGCCAGCGATCGCACGCCAGGTCGGCCTGGCCGTGCTCGACCAACGCCAGAGTTCACCGGCGGCACTGGCCTTTATCAAACTGGCCACAAGCCTGGCCTACCGTTGA
- a CDS encoding EAL domain-containing protein: protein MPLTVKTRRQRGRRIIVTVLSGLLPMLLGFAILYLQAERALEQSTRLTAEEAIRQFELMLDNTAQAARELLPLAGKSCIDVNLALREQVTRRPFVRSTNLVWDDTNYCSSLFGDFREKIEAGDYSNGTLRLMKGNLVTPDSAVLVYRIGEGKKGALSTLDGYHLSNVLRMIGRSTILMLQVGPHWLTADGQFHQDPLPTLPVAQTRLGSSRYAFSVTAGFPEGETWRYMSSEYPPLFSLLIFFGVVSGSIGHFVQKRSSSPSHELQRALEAAEFVPYFQPVVHGDSKKWSGTEVLMRWKHPKEGLVRPDLFIPFAEHSGLIVPMTRSLMQQTAALLAPLSTSFESPFHVGINITASHCKNLELVEDCRTFLGNFAPGSIHLVLELTERELIEPTAITLQLFEQLHALGVMIAIDDFGTGHSSLGYLRQFNVDFLKIDQSFVALIGADALSRHILDTIIELSAKLDLGIVAEGVETEEQSDYLTAHGVNFLQGYLFGRPMPGEDFIKALSHH from the coding sequence ATGCCACTGACTGTAAAAACCCGCCGCCAACGCGGCAGACGGATTATTGTCACCGTATTGAGTGGTTTGCTCCCGATGTTGCTCGGGTTCGCCATTCTTTACCTGCAAGCTGAGCGCGCGCTTGAGCAAAGCACCCGACTGACCGCCGAAGAAGCCATCCGCCAATTCGAACTGATGCTCGACAACACCGCGCAGGCCGCACGCGAATTGCTGCCGCTGGCCGGGAAAAGTTGTATTGACGTCAATCTGGCCTTACGCGAGCAAGTCACCCGCCGTCCGTTTGTGCGCTCGACCAATCTGGTGTGGGACGACACCAATTATTGCAGTTCTTTGTTCGGCGACTTCCGCGAAAAAATCGAAGCGGGCGACTACAGCAACGGCACGTTGCGACTGATGAAAGGCAATCTGGTCACGCCCGATTCCGCGGTGCTGGTGTACCGCATCGGCGAAGGCAAAAAGGGCGCGCTGAGCACGCTCGACGGTTATCACTTGAGCAACGTACTGCGCATGATCGGCCGCTCGACAATATTGATGCTGCAAGTCGGCCCCCATTGGCTGACCGCCGATGGCCAGTTCCATCAAGACCCCCTCCCCACTTTGCCCGTGGCGCAAACCAGGCTCGGTTCCTCGCGCTACGCGTTCTCTGTAACAGCCGGATTTCCCGAAGGCGAAACGTGGCGCTACATGAGTAGCGAATATCCGCCGCTGTTCAGCTTGCTGATCTTCTTCGGCGTGGTGTCAGGTTCCATCGGGCACTTTGTGCAGAAGCGCTCTTCGTCGCCGAGCCATGAACTACAGCGAGCACTGGAAGCCGCGGAGTTCGTTCCATACTTTCAGCCGGTGGTTCATGGCGACAGCAAGAAATGGTCAGGCACCGAGGTGCTGATGCGCTGGAAGCACCCGAAGGAAGGCCTGGTTCGTCCCGATCTGTTTATTCCGTTCGCCGAGCACTCCGGGCTTATCGTGCCCATGACCCGTTCTTTAATGCAGCAAACCGCCGCATTGCTGGCGCCCTTGTCGACCTCATTCGAAAGCCCGTTTCACGTGGGCATCAACATCACTGCCAGCCACTGCAAGAACCTGGAACTGGTCGAAGATTGCCGGACATTCCTGGGCAACTTTGCGCCGGGCTCCATTCACTTGGTACTGGAGTTGACCGAACGTGAACTGATCGAGCCGACCGCCATCACGTTGCAGTTGTTCGAGCAACTTCACGCGCTGGGCGTGATGATCGCCATCGATGACTTCGGCACCGGCCATTCAAGCCTGGGTTATCTGCGCCAGTTCAATGTCGACTTCCTGAAAATCGACCAGAGCTTTGTCGCCCTGATCGGTGCCGACGCCCTCTCCCGGCACATTCTGGACACCATCATCGAACTCTCCGCCAAGCTCGATCTGGGCATCGTCGCCGAAGGCGTGGAAACCGAAGAGCAAAGTGACTACCTCACCGCCCATGGCGTGAACTTTCTGCAAGGATATCTGTTCGGCAGGCCGATGCCCGGTGAAGACTTCATTAAGGCATTAAGTCACCATTAA
- a CDS encoding histone-like nucleoid-structuring protein, MvaT/MvaU family produces MSRLAEFRAAEKALQEQLKQLESLKNDAGLKKEIEFEEKLQGLMKTYGKSLRDIIAILDPNPAKSGLQQAAAPKTRRARVVKVYQNPHTGELIETKGGNHRGLKAWKEQYGASTVDSWLRG; encoded by the coding sequence TTGTCCAGACTCGCTGAATTTCGTGCAGCTGAAAAGGCCCTTCAAGAGCAGCTCAAGCAGCTGGAATCCCTGAAGAACGATGCCGGGCTCAAGAAAGAAATCGAATTCGAAGAAAAGCTCCAGGGGCTGATGAAAACCTACGGCAAGAGCTTGCGCGACATCATCGCCATTCTCGATCCGAACCCGGCAAAATCCGGTCTGCAGCAGGCCGCCGCGCCGAAAACCCGCCGCGCTCGCGTGGTCAAGGTTTATCAGAATCCGCACACCGGTGAACTGATTGAAACCAAGGGCGGCAACCACCGCGGCCTGAAAGCCTGGAAGGAACAATACGGTGCTTCCACCGTTGATTCCTGGCTTCGCGGCTAA